ACCAGGTGATGGCCGAGACCGCGGAACGGCAGGCCGACCCCGGGCGAGCCGCAGAGCACTGGGAGCAGGCGCTGCGGCTCTACACCGAGATCCGGTCGTCAAAGGCGGCCGAGGTCGCCCGGCGACTGCGGGGAACGGACGGCGACCACGAGCCACCCGCACGCGACAGCTGACCGGCTTCCGCGGTGGGGCGCGCACCAGACGGGCAGGCCGCGCCGCCGCAGCGCCCTCAGGTCGAGCCGCGCCGAGTGCCACGCGTACAGGGAGTGGGCCGCGGAGCGCACGACTGCCTCTACGTCGAGGCAGGGGGCGTCGAGCGCTGCGGGCGTCAGCTCGACCACCTGGCCGGACTCCGTCCGCGCGACCAGCCGTTCCGCGGACACCACCACGGCCAGGGCGGCGAACGGGTTGTCGTGCAGCAGCAGCTCCGCAGTCCAGTGCGCCACCTCCACGTCGGACGTCGGGCGCACGACCACATCGGCCAAGCCGTCCGGTCCCGCTGTCCAACGCACCACGGGTTCGGTCATGACAGTCCTTCCGGGGAAGCGGGTGGTACGGCGCGGTGCCGACCCGGCTCGGAGACGCCCAGCAACCGGTACATGACCCGGCGGAGCTCGGCGGACGCCTGGCCGGGGCGTGAGGTTAACCGGGGACGTATGAGCCGGTTCAACTCCGGAGCGCGCGCCGCCGCCGCTTCCAGCTGCCGGCGCACGGGTACCTCCGGATCGAAACGCGGTGCATGCTGCTGCAGCAGTTCCTGCGCGGACCCCCTGCTGGTCGTCGCCCGAACCGGTGCGTCGACGAGCACCACGGGACGTTCGACGGCAGCCGCGTAGACACCGACCGATCCGTGGTCGGCCATCACGTAATCAGCGGCGACCAGGGCGGCCCGCCAATCCGCGTGCGGGCCGACCACGATCAACCCCGCATCCCGGCACTCGGCCAGCCAGGCGTCGACCTGACGCTTGCCGTGTCCGAACCACGCCGCCGGGTGCACCAGGGTGACCACCCGGAAGCCCTCCGGGGTCAACTCCTCCAGCAGCCGCGGCAGCAGGTCCTCGAACCTGGCGAACAGCGAGTCGAGCCCCCACGTGGAGCTCACCACCACGACTCGCTCGGCTGGGCCGACACCCAGGGCGGCCCGGTACAGCTCGCGGTGGGGGAGGCTCGCGACCAACCGGTCGTGGCAGGGATCACCCGCCACCACGGCCACGTCCAGCGCCTGCGGGCACTGCCGGCGCAGCACCTCCCGCTCGTCGTCGTGAGCCAGGACCAGTGCGTTCACCAGCACGCGGCCGTTGTGCACCAACCGCTGGCTGTCGAGTCCGTAGGCCACCGGCTCGCCGCCGGCTTGGAAGGACTTGCCGTAGCCGGCCCCGTGCGGCATGACCGCCAGCGGTGCGTGCAGTTCGTGCAGACTGCCGTACGCGGCCGCGATGGCGAGGTCGAACTTCTCCCTGACCACCAGCTCCCACGGCAGCACGATGCCGCCGGTGGACCGCAGGAAGTCGTCGACGCCGTTGCTGAAGGCATCGGGTGCCGCGGTGAAGACCACTTGGACCCGCGTGTCCGTCTCGATCAGCTCGACCGCCTCCAGCAGGCGTTGACCACTCGTCACCGTGTGCACGACGGCGAGCACCGACAGGCAACCGGCACGGCTGACCCACCGCGGGGCGTCCAGCCCGATCGGCACCCGCGGCCACTCCCAACTCCTCGTCATCCACTCCCCCTCGCTCGCCCGACCCTGGGAAGAGGGTCGCGCCCCGGCTTGCCGGCGACTTGCAGTCCGCTTGCACCGACTGATCGCCCTCCTCCGGCTTCCTCAATTCGGACTAAAAACCGGCAAAGGTGGGTCCGGGAGTGGGGTCGATGAAGCACAATGCGTACAAGGGCCGGGGGGCCAGCGAAAGGTGGCGCTGGTGGAGTTCAAGATCATCGGCAAGACCCGATTACACGTCGACGGGAAAGATTACGATTTGGGGCCAGCCAAGCACCGTGGTGTGATGGCATTGCTGCTGTACTACTTCCCAGGGCACGTCCAGGTGGACACCATGGCGCACGTGCTCTGGCCGAACAGCACGTCCGAGCAGGTCAGGCGCAGTCTGCAGCCGATCGTCAGCAAGCTCCGCGCAATTCTGGCCAAATCTGGGACAGGGGCCTCCATCACGAAGGAGGGCAATGCCTACCGGCTCGTGCTGGACCAGGCCGAGGTGATCGACTACCACCGTTTCCGCAAATT
This portion of the Saccharothrix syringae genome encodes:
- a CDS encoding NADPH-dependent FMN reductase family protein, whose amino-acid sequence is MPIGLDAPRWVSRAGCLSVLAVVHTVTSGQRLLEAVELIETDTRVQVVFTAAPDAFSNGVDDFLRSTGGIVLPWELVVREKFDLAIAAAYGSLHELHAPLAVMPHGAGYGKSFQAGGEPVAYGLDSQRLVHNGRVLVNALVLAHDDEREVLRRQCPQALDVAVVAGDPCHDRLVASLPHRELYRAALGVGPAERVVVVSSTWGLDSLFARFEDLLPRLLEELTPEGFRVVTLVHPAAWFGHGKRQVDAWLAECRDAGLIVVGPHADWRAALVAADYVMADHGSVGVYAAAVERPVVLVDAPVRATTSRGSAQELLQQHAPRFDPEVPVRRQLEAAAARAPELNRLIRPRLTSRPGQASAELRRVMYRLLGVSEPGRHRAVPPASPEGLS